Proteins co-encoded in one Opitutus terrae PB90-1 genomic window:
- a CDS encoding RbsD/FucU domain-containing protein, whose protein sequence is MIRTGILNPAVLSLLARVRHTNTVVVADRGFPLWPQIETVDLSLVDDVPTVRQVLDAILPQYVIGRIFAEEEFRQVNSPSVVEALRDHTGAIPLVFEPHVEFKRRVPHAIGLIRTGDSTPYANLILESA, encoded by the coding sequence GTGATCCGCACCGGTATCCTGAACCCCGCGGTTCTGTCGCTCCTCGCCCGCGTCCGACATACCAATACGGTGGTCGTCGCCGATCGCGGGTTTCCTTTGTGGCCGCAAATTGAGACCGTGGACCTTTCGCTCGTCGATGATGTGCCCACCGTGCGTCAGGTGCTCGATGCCATCTTGCCGCAATATGTGATTGGGCGGATCTTCGCCGAGGAAGAGTTTCGTCAGGTCAATTCTCCTTCCGTAGTCGAAGCGCTCCGGGATCACACCGGTGCGATCCCGCTGGTGTTCGAGCCTCATGTGGAATTCAAGCGCCGGGTCCCGCACGCCATCGGTCTGATTCGGACCGGGGATTCCACTCCCTACGCGAACCTGATCCTCGAATCGGCCTAG
- a CDS encoding LacI family DNA-binding transcriptional regulator — translation MPTATAESSRRVTITDVAKRAGVHYTTVSMALRNHPRLPATTRERLRALAEEMGYRPDPVLQALMNYRGQRKPHRQIATLAYVTKCDTRWGWKQSCPDAEFFAGASHRASELGYEVEHFWLGEPGLTPHRLSVVLHSRGIVGVILASQHHESNVPLQFDWAKFSAVKIDSFPHQPGLHHVANDQFAAIRLVMQRVTAAGYRRIGLAVPPRCDPGAALAWSAGLAVEQRMMALADQLPPFIFPDSPPDSTPHELDHRAARDAFQGWLRRFAPEVLISNGAFARPQLDALGLSIPRDLAFVDMHLQQPDGKTAGIRQNCRRVGELSVDLLTRDLQQHALGVPEFPTTTLVEGTWFDGESLPSRVPAPAETPSLVGSI, via the coding sequence ATGCCTACCGCAACTGCCGAATCCAGCCGTCGGGTCACGATCACCGACGTGGCGAAACGCGCCGGAGTGCATTACACGACGGTGTCGATGGCGCTGCGCAACCATCCCCGGCTTCCCGCTACCACCCGCGAACGGCTGCGTGCGCTCGCGGAAGAGATGGGATATCGCCCTGATCCGGTGCTGCAGGCGCTGATGAACTATCGTGGCCAGCGGAAACCGCATCGTCAGATCGCCACGCTGGCCTACGTCACCAAGTGCGACACGCGCTGGGGATGGAAGCAGTCCTGCCCCGATGCAGAGTTCTTCGCGGGAGCTTCGCACCGCGCATCGGAACTCGGATACGAGGTCGAACATTTCTGGCTCGGTGAGCCCGGACTTACTCCTCATCGGCTAAGCGTCGTCCTGCATTCGCGCGGGATTGTCGGCGTGATTCTCGCGTCCCAACACCACGAGAGCAACGTTCCGCTACAGTTCGATTGGGCCAAGTTCAGTGCGGTGAAGATCGATTCTTTTCCGCACCAGCCAGGTCTGCACCACGTCGCGAACGACCAGTTCGCCGCGATCCGGCTCGTCATGCAACGCGTCACGGCCGCCGGCTATCGCCGGATCGGACTCGCGGTCCCGCCGCGGTGCGACCCGGGCGCAGCCCTGGCTTGGAGTGCCGGGCTCGCCGTGGAGCAGCGGATGATGGCGCTAGCGGATCAGTTGCCACCCTTCATTTTCCCGGATTCCCCACCAGACAGCACACCCCACGAGCTGGATCATCGCGCGGCGCGCGATGCGTTCCAGGGCTGGCTGAGACGGTTCGCGCCCGAGGTGCTGATCAGCAACGGAGCATTCGCGCGACCTCAGCTGGATGCGCTCGGCCTCTCGATTCCACGGGACCTCGCCTTTGTCGACATGCACCTTCAGCAGCCCGACGGCAAGACTGCGGGCATCCGACAAAACTGCCGGCGCGTCGGTGAGCTGAGTGTGGACCTCCTGACCCGTGACTTGCAGCAGCACGCGCTCGGTGTGCCGGAATTCCCCACCACGACGCTCGTCGAAGGCACGTGGTTTGACGGTGAGTCGTTGCCTTCGCGCGTCCCCGCACCGGCCGAGACACCAAGCTTGGTCGGCAGCATCTGA
- a CDS encoding AraC family transcriptional regulator, with translation MRADAGTDGSDCPADGNPPAHPPSFISRQVTDALRFYLNLDPRTRRELTIVCGGWEECAQDYVVDRRTFPYYSIELVVSGRGEVELGNQRHELAPGVVFTYGPDIPHAMRSSRTERLRKYFVDFTGRGARKFLNQFNLVPGEVLRIGLLTEARQAFDALINSALSHDRFAEKAARLQLELLLIWIARGARANVGSSRRAAAVFDRCRQYFIAHFRTIRTVQDAALACHINVAYLTRLFRRFQDETPYRYLQRLQVQWAAERLQSTDCLVKSIASEFNIDQFQFSRAFKRVYGISPSAFIAQRRAASIPPARTAIRL, from the coding sequence ATGAGGGCTGACGCGGGAACGGACGGCTCGGACTGCCCTGCGGATGGCAATCCGCCGGCCCATCCTCCGTCATTTATTTCGCGGCAGGTGACGGATGCTTTGCGTTTCTATTTGAATTTGGATCCCAGGACGCGCCGGGAACTCACGATTGTATGCGGCGGCTGGGAGGAGTGCGCCCAAGATTACGTCGTCGATCGGCGCACATTTCCGTACTACTCCATCGAACTGGTGGTTTCCGGGCGCGGCGAGGTGGAGCTCGGCAATCAGCGTCACGAACTCGCCCCGGGGGTCGTGTTCACCTATGGGCCCGACATTCCGCACGCCATGCGTTCGTCTCGCACGGAACGCCTGCGCAAATACTTCGTCGACTTTACCGGACGTGGCGCAAGGAAGTTTCTCAACCAGTTCAACCTCGTGCCCGGAGAAGTGCTGAGGATCGGACTTTTGACGGAAGCACGGCAGGCGTTCGATGCACTGATCAACTCAGCGCTGTCCCATGATCGTTTCGCTGAAAAGGCCGCCCGTCTTCAGTTGGAGCTTCTCCTCATCTGGATCGCCCGTGGGGCTCGCGCCAATGTCGGTTCCTCCCGACGCGCAGCCGCCGTTTTCGATCGGTGCCGACAATACTTCATCGCGCATTTCCGCACGATTCGCACCGTGCAGGACGCCGCGCTCGCGTGTCACATCAACGTGGCCTACCTGACTCGCCTGTTCCGCCGGTTTCAGGACGAGACGCCGTATCGATATCTGCAACGGCTCCAGGTGCAATGGGCGGCAGAGCGCCTCCAGTCGACGGACTGCCTCGTGAAATCGATCGCGAGCGAATTCAACATCGACCAGTTCCAATTCTCTCGCGCATTCAAGCGCGTCTACGGCATTTCTCCCTCGGCCTTTATCGCCCAGCGACGGGCGGCATCAATCCCACCCGCCCGGACCGCGATCAGGCTTTGA